A portion of the Chondrinema litorale genome contains these proteins:
- a CDS encoding DUF6089 family protein produces the protein MDTDSLQKSSSNINLSPQETFRGKTGQPYFKKYAHPLLSPFSYRLGLGITAYAGDLSKAPDFANQKNHLTPFISAGLVYRLTHFVSFRLEAAGFQLYSKPEGNSSTQVGFNSYNAEAYLALVHEFIPKKSIESYAKKASPYIYGGIGGVLYNPKSLDDDSNLLTTEDTTFSNKSLMIPAGLGLKYYIHESISIDLEGGVRFTKTDMLDGNIPTGDNTKNDIYFTLGVKVTVQIMTKYKYKRHLRRQVKNR, from the coding sequence TTGGACACAGATTCACTTCAGAAGAGTTCTTCTAATATTAATCTATCTCCACAAGAAACTTTTAGAGGAAAAACTGGGCAACCTTATTTTAAGAAATATGCCCATCCTCTATTGAGTCCATTTAGTTACCGATTAGGTTTAGGTATTACTGCTTATGCTGGTGACTTAAGTAAAGCACCAGACTTTGCTAATCAAAAAAATCACCTCACTCCATTTATTAGTGCAGGTTTGGTTTACAGACTTACCCACTTTGTAAGCTTTAGATTAGAAGCAGCAGGTTTCCAACTTTACTCCAAACCCGAAGGTAATTCAAGCACACAAGTAGGTTTTAATTCTTACAATGCAGAAGCTTATCTGGCATTGGTACATGAGTTTATTCCTAAAAAGAGTATAGAAAGCTATGCAAAAAAAGCTTCGCCATACATCTATGGAGGTATCGGCGGAGTTTTATATAACCCCAAATCTTTGGATGATGACAGCAACCTGCTAACAACCGAAGACACAACTTTTTCTAACAAATCGCTCATGATTCCTGCCGGACTTGGCCTTAAGTACTACATCCACGAAAGTATCAGTATCGATTTGGAAGGTGGCGTTCGTTTCACAAAAACTGATATGCTAGATGGCAACATTCCCACAGGTGATAACACCAAAAACGATATCTACTTTACCTTAGGAGTAAAAGTAACTGTACAGATTATGACTAAATACAAGTACAAAAGGCATCTGAGAAGGCAAGTTAAAAATCGATGA
- a CDS encoding DUF1611 domain-containing protein yields MDGNAIVLTNGLLDHHKAKTAHGLIRGSDRYNIVGIIDHKFVGKDAGEVLDGKKRNIPVYGDIETFTATSPVKAEYMIVGIATKGGVLPDEMKPFIKSAIKAGYSIVSGLHEFLSETPEIVELANVYNVKLIDVRKPKPNKDLHFWTGKISNVACPKIPVIGTDCNMGKRTTSRFLKEAVSEAGLNTQMIYTGQTGWMQSGQYGFIFDSTLNDFISGEIEHAIVTCWENEKPDVIFIEGQSALQNPTGPCGTEFLISAEADAVILQHAPKREFFHGCEGYKRTIPTLEQEIALIKMYGVKTMAVTLNTEDMTKEEALEYQKEKEASLGIPVILPLDEGVGRLAETISEFVKNYQHS; encoded by the coding sequence ATGGACGGAAACGCAATTGTTTTAACAAACGGACTTCTAGATCATCATAAAGCTAAAACTGCACATGGTTTAATAAGAGGCAGCGATCGCTACAATATAGTAGGAATTATCGATCATAAATTTGTTGGTAAAGATGCAGGCGAGGTGCTTGATGGGAAAAAAAGAAATATTCCTGTTTATGGAGATATAGAAACATTTACAGCTACTTCACCTGTAAAAGCTGAGTACATGATTGTAGGTATCGCTACAAAAGGTGGTGTTTTACCTGATGAAATGAAACCATTCATAAAGTCAGCAATTAAAGCAGGCTATTCTATAGTAAGTGGTTTGCATGAGTTTTTAAGTGAAACTCCGGAAATTGTTGAACTGGCAAATGTATATAATGTAAAGCTAATTGATGTTAGAAAACCTAAGCCTAACAAAGACCTGCATTTCTGGACTGGTAAAATTTCAAATGTTGCTTGCCCTAAAATTCCTGTAATTGGTACAGACTGTAACATGGGTAAGCGTACAACTTCTCGCTTTTTAAAAGAAGCAGTGTCTGAAGCTGGTTTAAATACACAAATGATATATACTGGCCAAACAGGTTGGATGCAAAGCGGACAATACGGATTTATTTTCGATTCTACGCTTAACGACTTTATTTCTGGAGAAATAGAGCATGCTATAGTAACATGTTGGGAAAATGAAAAGCCAGATGTAATTTTTATCGAAGGTCAGTCTGCATTACAAAATCCTACAGGCCCTTGTGGTACTGAGTTTTTAATTTCTGCTGAGGCTGATGCAGTAATTTTGCAACATGCTCCTAAAAGAGAGTTTTTCCACGGTTGCGAAGGTTATAAGCGTACAATTCCAACACTTGAGCAAGAAATTGCTCTTATCAAAATGTATGGAGTTAAAACAATGGCTGTAACATTGAATACAGAAGATATGACCAAAGAGGAAGCTTTGGAATATCAAAAAGAAAAAGAGGCATCTTTAGGTATACCAGTAATTTTACCTTTAGACGAAGGTGTTGGCAGACTTGCTGAAACGATAAGTGAGTTTGTGAAAAACTATCAGCATAGTTAA
- a CDS encoding MIP/aquaporin family protein: MNNFTAELLGTMLLIILGGGINAGSSLKNSYANGAGWLSISFGWGLGVTMAIYAVGQVSGAHINPAVTLALAFNGSFEWSEVPVYISAQMIGAFLGATIVWLQYLPHWKATKDTGTKLGVFSTGPAIKNNFANLVSEMIGTFVLIVGLLTIGANTFTEGLNPFIVGLLIVSIGLSLGGTTGYAINPARDLGPRIAHFILPIAGKGKSNWSYAWIPVVGPCIGGIYGAVFYTAFFEGNKTTTFWILSLLIAIILLIAWWSENKNNVTQNG; the protein is encoded by the coding sequence ATGAACAACTTTACTGCTGAATTACTAGGCACTATGCTATTAATTATACTTGGAGGTGGAATTAATGCTGGTAGCTCTTTAAAAAACTCTTATGCTAATGGGGCCGGCTGGCTCAGTATCTCTTTTGGTTGGGGACTTGGCGTAACCATGGCAATTTACGCTGTAGGCCAAGTTAGTGGCGCACATATTAACCCCGCAGTTACACTTGCACTTGCTTTCAACGGATCTTTTGAGTGGAGCGAAGTACCTGTTTACATTAGCGCTCAAATGATTGGTGCATTTCTAGGAGCCACAATTGTATGGCTTCAATATCTCCCACACTGGAAAGCCACCAAAGACACAGGCACTAAACTTGGTGTATTTTCTACCGGCCCAGCCATAAAAAACAACTTTGCCAACCTTGTAAGCGAAATGATAGGCACTTTTGTATTAATCGTAGGCTTGTTAACTATTGGGGCAAACACTTTTACCGAAGGCTTAAATCCTTTTATTGTAGGCTTACTAATAGTCAGTATCGGGCTTTCATTAGGTGGTACAACTGGCTATGCAATTAACCCAGCAAGAGACTTAGGGCCAAGAATCGCTCACTTCATTTTGCCTATTGCGGGCAAAGGGAAATCTAACTGGTCTTATGCCTGGATACCAGTTGTAGGACCTTGTATTGGTGGAATTTATGGAGCTGTGTTTTATACAGCTTTTTTTGAAGGTAATAAAACCACCACATTCTGGATACTTAGCCTGCTTATTGCAATAATACTTTTAATAGCCTGGTGGAGTGAAAATAAAAATAATGTGACTCAAAACGGATAA
- a CDS encoding mandelate racemase/muconate lactonizing enzyme family protein, with protein MKITAVKTKKCELGLLRPYSIAYKTVNTVSVSLLEIELENGLYGLGSSNPSPYVVKESLDDTMKTLSEENFEWLIGQDIRTFYQLLFEVNTRYKTQPGVRSALDIALYDVFTKYLDVPLVTFLGQKIDSLYTSITIGIKNVEETMEEAEEYVDRGFKILKVKLGQSIEEDIERLSKIREKYGESIIVRIDANQGYDFDQISEFYQRTKSLNLELIEQPIDASDVDPMRRLPSDIKSLIAADESLISPRDAFSLASPPAACGIFNIKLMKCGGVKKALDIATIAQNSNISLMWGCNDESIISISAALHAALSCPNTKYIDLDGSLDLARDVVEGGFILKDGKMTVNGKAGLGVSLIQQ; from the coding sequence ATGAAAATAACTGCTGTAAAAACGAAAAAATGCGAATTGGGTCTTTTAAGACCTTATTCTATTGCCTATAAAACTGTTAATACTGTTTCTGTAAGTCTTTTGGAGATTGAGCTAGAAAACGGGCTTTATGGTCTGGGTTCTAGTAATCCGAGTCCTTATGTAGTTAAGGAGTCTTTAGATGATACAATGAAAACCCTGAGCGAAGAAAACTTCGAGTGGCTTATTGGTCAAGATATCAGAACTTTTTATCAGTTATTATTCGAAGTAAATACTCGCTACAAAACACAACCGGGTGTAAGGTCTGCTTTAGACATTGCATTATACGATGTATTTACCAAGTATTTAGATGTGCCATTGGTTACTTTCTTGGGTCAGAAAATCGATTCACTATATACTTCTATCACAATAGGTATTAAGAATGTAGAAGAAACCATGGAAGAGGCAGAAGAATATGTGGATAGAGGTTTTAAAATCTTAAAAGTAAAACTTGGTCAATCTATCGAAGAAGACATTGAGCGATTATCCAAGATTAGAGAGAAGTATGGTGAGAGTATAATCGTTAGAATCGATGCTAACCAAGGTTACGATTTTGATCAGATTAGTGAGTTTTACCAAAGAACAAAGTCGCTAAATCTTGAGTTAATCGAGCAGCCAATCGATGCTTCTGATGTTGACCCGATGCGTAGACTTCCAAGCGATATTAAATCTTTAATTGCAGCAGATGAGTCTTTAATTTCTCCAAGAGATGCATTTAGTTTAGCTTCTCCACCAGCAGCTTGTGGTATTTTTAATATCAAGCTGATGAAATGTGGTGGTGTTAAAAAAGCATTAGATATAGCTACTATCGCTCAAAACAGTAATATTTCTTTAATGTGGGGATGTAATGACGAGAGTATCATTAGTATTTCTGCTGCTTTGCATGCTGCTTTGTCTTGTCCAAATACAAAATACATCGATCTTGATGGTAGCCTGGATTTAGCCAGAGATGTTGTAGAAGGTGGTTTTATTTTGAAAGATGGAAAAATGACAGTAAATGGAAAAGCTGGTTTAGGTGTGTCTTTGATTCAACAATAA
- a CDS encoding aldehyde dehydrogenase: protein MEKLLNYIDGELQEPVSGNFIENINPATGEAYALIPDSDENDVNLAVEAANKASESWSTTTVQERSEWMLKIAEIIDANADTLALVETNDTGKPINLSKTVDIPRAAANMRFFATAILHTTDNAHITNQQAINYTKRHPLGVVGCISPWNLPLYLFTWKIAPALATGNTVIAKPSELTPATAFLFSKICKEVGLPKGVLNIVHGYGDKAGAAIVSHEDVNAISFTGGTATGSKIASVCAPSFKKVSLELGGKNPFVVFDDCNLENTVETAVRASFSNQGQICLCGSRILVHESCYESFKNAFLAKTKELKIGDPLVPFIDVGAVISNNHSEKILSYIDLAIKEGGKILTGGNKTQVEGRCTKGNFITPTIIENLSANCRVNQEEIFGPVVSLMKFKDEKEAITLANDSKYGLAASVWTNDINKANRVSSAIKCGIVWVNCWMLRDLRTPFGGMKQSGLGREGGEEALRFFTEPQNICIQTGS, encoded by the coding sequence ATGGAAAAGCTACTGAATTATATTGATGGTGAATTGCAAGAACCTGTAAGTGGAAATTTTATAGAAAATATAAATCCAGCTACAGGAGAAGCTTATGCACTAATTCCAGATTCAGATGAAAATGATGTGAACTTGGCTGTAGAAGCAGCAAATAAAGCGAGTGAAAGTTGGAGTACAACTACTGTGCAGGAACGCTCAGAGTGGATGCTGAAAATTGCCGAGATAATCGATGCAAATGCAGATACACTTGCATTAGTAGAAACTAACGATACAGGGAAACCAATTAACCTTTCAAAAACAGTAGATATACCAAGAGCAGCAGCAAATATGCGATTTTTTGCCACTGCAATACTTCATACTACAGATAATGCGCATATCACCAATCAACAAGCAATTAATTACACCAAAAGGCATCCATTAGGTGTAGTTGGCTGTATTTCTCCTTGGAACCTGCCTTTATATCTTTTTACTTGGAAAATAGCACCAGCACTAGCCACTGGAAACACAGTAATTGCCAAGCCTTCTGAGCTCACTCCTGCTACAGCTTTTTTGTTTTCTAAAATATGTAAAGAAGTTGGCTTACCTAAAGGAGTTCTCAATATTGTACATGGTTACGGAGATAAGGCGGGAGCTGCCATTGTTTCGCATGAAGATGTAAATGCCATTTCATTTACAGGTGGAACAGCTACAGGAAGTAAAATAGCATCTGTTTGTGCACCTTCATTTAAGAAAGTGTCTCTTGAGCTTGGAGGTAAAAATCCATTTGTAGTATTTGATGATTGCAATTTGGAAAATACTGTAGAAACCGCTGTTAGAGCTTCTTTTTCTAACCAAGGGCAAATTTGTCTATGTGGTTCAAGAATTCTGGTTCACGAATCTTGTTATGAAAGCTTCAAAAATGCATTTTTAGCCAAAACCAAGGAGTTAAAAATAGGCGACCCACTTGTGCCTTTTATCGATGTCGGCGCTGTTATATCAAATAACCATTCAGAAAAAATACTTTCTTACATAGATTTAGCAATTAAAGAAGGAGGTAAAATTCTAACTGGTGGAAACAAAACTCAAGTTGAAGGCAGATGCACAAAAGGCAACTTTATTACTCCCACCATTATTGAAAACCTTTCTGCTAATTGCAGAGTGAATCAAGAAGAAATTTTTGGCCCAGTAGTTTCACTTATGAAGTTTAAAGATGAAAAAGAAGCAATTACTTTAGCTAATGATTCAAAATATGGGCTGGCTGCTTCTGTATGGACGAATGATATTAATAAAGCGAATAGAGTTTCATCGGCCATAAAATGTGGTATTGTTTGGGTAAACTGCTGGATGTTAAGAGATTTAAGAACTCCATTTGGTGGCATGAAGCAATCTGGCTTAGGTAGAGAAGGAGGCGAAGAGGCATTAAGATTTTTTACAGAACCTCAAAATATCTGTATTCAAACAGGAAGCTAA
- a CDS encoding tetratricopeptide repeat protein encodes MMNEEQELTKKLIGEFKKVQQSIKKLMEGGYYNEAIQIINDISRDSFDFDVSVPLNMPLEDLMILLEDHRQLTPFQLNVLAELLMLEGDVHFVSHKYQESKDCYEKALRIFYHLDERMEEPFSIDLMERMNMCMEMIQRIITHEKKN; translated from the coding sequence ATGATGAACGAAGAGCAGGAATTAACTAAAAAACTGATTGGCGAATTTAAAAAGGTGCAGCAGAGTATTAAGAAGTTGATGGAAGGCGGATATTACAATGAGGCTATCCAGATAATTAATGATATTAGTAGAGATAGTTTCGACTTTGATGTGAGCGTGCCTTTAAATATGCCTCTCGAAGATCTAATGATTTTATTAGAAGATCACAGACAGCTAACTCCTTTTCAACTCAATGTATTGGCAGAGTTGCTCATGCTAGAAGGCGATGTACATTTTGTTTCCCATAAGTATCAAGAAAGTAAAGATTGCTACGAAAAGGCACTTCGCATTTTTTATCATTTAGACGAAAGAATGGAAGAACCTTTTTCTATAGATTTAATGGAAAGGATGAATATGTGTATGGAAATGATTCAGCGAATTATCACACATGAGAAAAAGAATTAA
- a CDS encoding DUF3944 domain-containing protein yields MPYISDPDLTFLQYSKQEDLDVLVNYITKLPSGKKRFNSRLMRYDRVQEHFPNHKKYWNLIAAEIQNFGGHIFANFITGKGVPYRHMLERVCKKSGIEYTKDKSTEKLEVMLLSKILMDSMQKMDASELQNFMKEMKINPHDYTRKTLSNDIKKIIRKENMKPRVIGVLLASSVAKLAISKSMKYSILKGLKIGAHKLFLGKTAAVLTGPLGMAFTTAWVLNDLARPDYKIMTPIVIQIAYMRIATTEKMQLICKAA; encoded by the coding sequence ATGCCCTATATATCAGATCCAGATTTAACCTTCTTGCAATATAGCAAACAGGAAGACCTCGATGTGCTGGTAAATTATATAACCAAGCTACCAAGTGGAAAAAAAAGGTTTAATTCGAGGTTAATGCGGTACGATCGTGTGCAAGAACATTTCCCAAACCACAAAAAATATTGGAACCTAATTGCTGCTGAAATTCAAAATTTTGGTGGGCATATTTTTGCTAATTTTATAACTGGCAAAGGTGTACCTTACAGGCATATGCTAGAAAGAGTATGTAAAAAATCTGGCATAGAATATACAAAAGATAAGTCTACCGAAAAGCTGGAAGTAATGCTCTTATCTAAGATTTTAATGGATTCTATGCAAAAAATGGATGCATCAGAATTACAAAATTTTATGAAGGAGATGAAAATAAACCCTCATGATTACACCCGCAAAACACTGAGTAATGATATAAAAAAGATCATTAGAAAAGAAAATATGAAACCAAGAGTGATTGGGGTTTTGTTAGCTAGTTCAGTAGCCAAGCTCGCAATTAGTAAATCTATGAAATACAGCATACTAAAAGGTTTAAAAATTGGCGCACATAAACTTTTTCTTGGAAAAACTGCTGCTGTATTAACTGGTCCATTAGGAATGGCTTTCACCACGGCATGGGTATTGAACGATTTAGCCAGACCAGACTATAAAATAATGACACCAATTGTGATTCAGATTGCGTATATGAGAATAGCAACCACTGAAAAAATGCAGCTAATATGTAAGGCTGCATAA
- a CDS encoding TIR domain-containing protein, translated as MPREILNYAIGQDKKNNIDDIFISYSRRDLSFASSLVTQLKNENIKVWFDQNDIPEAVNFRLEIERGIINAHNFIFIISPDSIVSPYCREEIEKAIYYGKRIIPVLYRMPDQESVQMDMHPAVQDLNWIYLKAGENGIFKLCDSIINAVEKHKDYVSLHTKLLNKALDWVSNKRKNDYLLVGQDRLDAEAWLKINFENEHSPCEPSDIHTEYICESEKNAFNLMTEVFICYSTEDKDRLDTLRKVLMRNSFTVWTNRTDIRSGKKFEEEIIRGIEGATNFIFLISPHSVKSEYCLKELDYAYQLNKRIISIIVEDTPSESIPSFIHSLQFLDFSRSFSNKAIFDERCDELLHELYSDAEYVERHKQLLVKALKWQKQNANMSILLRGKNLELAKAWLKESESRKNYSPVNVHRDFIVESDLRSFSLPVEVFISYSRSDSDFARKLNEYLQLNGKTTWFDQEYISAGTDFKEEIFKGIKEADNLLFIITPHSIRSPYCAEEVEYAVRLNKRIITVFYNYVGDQEMPLDLANIQWIEFRPGVRDFHTSFSELLRTLDIDREHVQFHTKLSKKSLEWEAANKNHELLLGESELAIADQWVTDCKNEGKEPAPTQLQLQFINESREALESARNKEKNRQKILTGLISGALLITVIFSIFITRAYKNITESNLARYEVVMKIMGQLKAQQVEQHFSQMEANLNFLKYSPIIVDDLSRMTYWSNDHAYNLTYNPLYQGKRMDYNHIIQPIRSSNHYEDIILSDRNGRVIYNTNQNSNFQINEAKLNFTFSSKPENKDTINYITDNSNMTVVTPIYDSLQQWIGNALIIINVSDYLKELLQDNSKILGENGEIIICSKSGSDISLLTPINYSEIKEIPYIIPPERGGFDAIKRAAYMNSGSEIITDYRGKSTLNYFTSIPKMKWGIVIKTDIEDIEKEQSVF; from the coding sequence ATGCCAAGGGAAATATTGAATTACGCAATAGGTCAGGATAAAAAAAATAATATTGATGATATTTTTATTTCCTACTCCAGAAGAGACCTTTCTTTTGCTTCATCTTTGGTAACTCAACTGAAAAATGAAAACATAAAAGTATGGTTCGATCAGAATGATATTCCTGAAGCAGTTAACTTTAGGCTAGAAATAGAGCGGGGAATTATTAATGCTCACAACTTTATTTTTATTATCTCTCCAGATTCAATTGTATCTCCTTATTGCAGAGAAGAAATTGAAAAGGCTATCTATTATGGCAAAAGAATTATTCCGGTTCTATACAGAATGCCCGATCAGGAAAGTGTGCAGATGGACATGCATCCGGCAGTACAAGATTTAAACTGGATATATCTAAAGGCAGGAGAAAATGGCATATTTAAACTCTGTGATTCAATAATAAATGCTGTGGAGAAACATAAAGATTATGTATCTCTCCATACTAAGCTATTAAACAAGGCTCTTGACTGGGTTTCTAACAAAAGAAAAAACGATTATTTACTGGTTGGGCAAGACAGGCTAGATGCAGAAGCTTGGTTAAAAATAAATTTTGAAAACGAGCACTCACCTTGCGAGCCTTCAGATATACATACAGAATACATTTGTGAAAGCGAGAAGAATGCTTTCAATCTGATGACGGAAGTCTTTATCTGCTATTCAACAGAAGATAAAGACCGGTTAGATACCTTGAGAAAGGTTTTAATGCGAAATAGTTTTACTGTATGGACAAACAGAACCGATATTCGCTCGGGAAAAAAGTTTGAAGAGGAGATTATTAGAGGTATTGAAGGAGCGACAAATTTTATATTTTTAATATCACCCCATTCTGTAAAATCTGAATATTGTTTAAAAGAACTTGATTACGCTTACCAACTCAATAAGCGAATTATCTCTATAATAGTTGAAGATACTCCTAGCGAGAGTATTCCTTCTTTTATTCACTCTTTACAGTTTTTAGACTTTAGCAGGTCTTTTTCGAACAAAGCCATTTTCGATGAAAGATGCGATGAGCTTTTACATGAGCTGTATTCAGATGCTGAATATGTTGAAAGGCATAAACAACTTCTGGTAAAAGCACTCAAATGGCAAAAGCAAAATGCCAACATGAGTATTTTACTAAGAGGTAAGAATCTGGAATTGGCGAAAGCTTGGCTTAAAGAAAGTGAGAGCAGAAAGAATTATTCTCCTGTTAATGTACATAGAGATTTTATAGTAGAAAGTGACTTAAGAAGTTTCTCTCTGCCTGTAGAAGTCTTTATTTCTTACTCTAGAAGTGATTCTGATTTTGCCAGAAAACTGAACGAATACCTACAACTGAATGGTAAAACCACTTGGTTTGACCAAGAATATATCTCTGCCGGAACTGATTTTAAAGAGGAAATTTTTAAAGGAATTAAAGAGGCAGACAACCTTCTATTCATCATTACTCCTCACTCTATAAGATCGCCTTATTGTGCAGAAGAAGTTGAGTATGCGGTAAGACTCAATAAAAGAATCATCACTGTTTTTTACAACTATGTGGGCGACCAAGAAATGCCTCTTGACTTGGCAAACATCCAGTGGATTGAGTTTAGACCAGGTGTTAGAGACTTTCATACCAGTTTTAGCGAACTGCTTCGAACGCTAGATATCGACAGAGAGCATGTGCAATTTCATACCAAACTTTCTAAAAAGAGTTTGGAGTGGGAAGCAGCCAACAAAAACCACGAATTGCTATTAGGCGAATCTGAATTGGCAATAGCAGACCAATGGGTTACAGATTGTAAAAACGAGGGAAAAGAACCTGCTCCTACTCAGTTGCAATTACAATTTATAAATGAAAGTAGAGAAGCATTAGAATCTGCCAGAAATAAGGAGAAAAACAGACAAAAAATATTAACAGGGCTGATCTCAGGAGCTCTGTTAATTACTGTTATTTTCTCCATTTTCATTACAAGAGCCTACAAAAACATTACAGAATCTAACCTTGCTAGGTATGAAGTTGTGATGAAGATAATGGGACAGCTAAAAGCTCAGCAAGTGGAACAGCATTTTAGCCAGATGGAAGCAAACCTAAACTTCCTTAAGTATTCTCCCATTATTGTAGATGATTTGAGCAGAATGACTTATTGGAGTAACGATCACGCTTACAACCTTACTTATAATCCACTATACCAAGGCAAAAGGATGGATTATAATCATATTATCCAGCCAATTAGGAGCAGTAATCATTATGAAGATATTATACTTTCTGATAGAAACGGAAGGGTGATTTACAATACCAATCAGAATAGCAATTTCCAGATTAATGAGGCTAAATTAAACTTTACTTTTAGCAGTAAACCTGAAAATAAAGATACCATCAATTACATAACAGATAACAGCAACATGACTGTTGTTACACCAATTTACGATAGCTTACAACAGTGGATTGGTAATGCCTTGATTATTATTAATGTTTCTGATTATTTGAAAGAATTGCTGCAAGATAATAGTAAGATTCTTGGCGAAAATGGTGAGATTATTATATGCAGTAAATCAGGTAGTGATATTAGCTTGCTTACACCCATAAACTATTCTGAGATTAAAGAAATACCTTATATCATTCCTCCGGAAAGAGGTGGTTTTGATGCGATAAAAAGAGCCGCATACATGAATTCCGGTTCTGAAATTATTACAGATTACAGAGGTAAATCTACTCTAAACTATTTTACCTCAATCCCTAAAATGAAATGGGGAATTGTAATTAAAACTGATATTGAAGATATTGAGAAAGAACAATCTGTTTTCTAA